DNA sequence from the uncultured Ilyobacter sp. genome:
TTTTTCATAAAAAAATTACAGCTGACTTTAAAAAATCAACTAGATTGACCTTATGTAGCTACTTTGGCTAGTAAGGTGAGAAACGGGCGTTTCTTCTTTGACTATAACATTTCAGTTATTAATATTCAATTTACAAGCAATTTTACATTTAAAATCATTTTTTGTCAAGATTTTTTTGTGGCGCACCCAAGAGGAGTCGAACCCCTAACCTTCTGGTCCGTAGCCAGACGCTCTATCCAATTGAGCTATGGGTGCGTTTTTATTTATTTAGAAAAAAAAATGGCAGTCACCTACCATATAATCAACGTAAATGGCGGAGAATGAGGGATTTGAACCCTCGATACCGTCTCCGGTATACACCCTTAGCAGGGGTGCGCATTCAGCCACTCTGCCAATTCTCCATAATACCTTTAAGAAAACCTTTAGACAAAATCTCAAATAAATTGCAACATTTTTTTAATTCTGCTGACTTTTATATCTGACTTTTTCTCTTTGGCCTTTCCTCTAGACAAGATTAAATATATCATAGTTTTTGGGGGGTGTCAACGATTTTTTTATGAAATTGATTTTTTTAATTTCAAAGTATAAAAAAAGCTGCCTATTTTAGGCAGCTGATTTTTTTACTTAGTTTCTTCTATTAATTTATTCATTTCTTCTACTAGTGCATCAGCATCTAAACCATGAGAAGCTATACCGTCTCCTAAGCTTTCTCCTGAGGCTACCATACACCCGACACATCCTAATCCATATTTTTGAAAAACTTGAACTATCTGAGGATGTTTTTGAACTGCTTCTAAAATATTCATATCTTTAGTTACCATTTTATTACCTCCCACACTTTTTATTATTATAATAATGTTATCACTTTTATTTCCCCAACAATAATATACAAGATGTCTCTAAAGATTTC
Encoded proteins:
- a CDS encoding DUF1858 domain-containing protein — encoded protein: MVTKDMNILEAVQKHPQIVQVFQKYGLGCVGCMVASGESLGDGIASHGLDADALVEEMNKLIEETK